In Niveispirillum cyanobacteriorum, the following proteins share a genomic window:
- a CDS encoding DUF2200 domain-containing protein: MSFANLYPLYVAKAEKKGRTKVEVDEILRWFSGHSQESLEAEIAAGTNLQDFLTQAPALNPARSLITGVVCGVRVEQVEEPLMREIRYLDKLIDELAKGKAMEKILRG, translated from the coding sequence ATGAGCTTCGCCAACCTGTACCCGCTCTATGTCGCCAAGGCGGAGAAGAAGGGGCGCACGAAGGTGGAGGTGGATGAGATCCTCCGTTGGTTCAGCGGCCACAGCCAGGAAAGCCTGGAGGCGGAGATTGCGGCTGGGACGAACCTCCAGGACTTCCTGACCCAGGCCCCCGCCCTGAACCCGGCCCGCAGCCTGATTACCGGTGTCGTCTGTGGTGTGCGGGTAGAGCAGGTGGAAGAACCGCTGATGCGGGAAATCCGCTATCTGGACAAGCTGATCGACGAGTTGGCGAAGGGCAAGGCGATGGAGAAAATCCTGCGCGGATAA
- a CDS encoding aminotransferase class IV, with protein sequence MSVIWLNGDFVAADKPALLAHDRGLTLGDGLFETIAVKAGVPLRLDAHLKRLRDGADFLGLPVPLSDQILHDAILGLLGANGMEGEAAVRLTLTAGPGPRGLPRPDTPAPTLMLAAGRIPAEAPPARLVIARTTCRNEKSPLSRLKTLNYLDSIIARREATARGADDAVMLNSQGRVAEATAANIFLSLDGHWVTPTVAEGALPGTMRAALLKNWRAEERAVTVEELRRADDMVLTNALGLRKVARVLD encoded by the coding sequence ATGAGCGTCATCTGGCTGAACGGCGATTTCGTCGCCGCCGACAAGCCGGCCCTGCTGGCCCATGACCGGGGCCTGACCCTGGGCGATGGTTTGTTTGAGACCATCGCGGTCAAGGCCGGCGTGCCCCTGCGCCTGGACGCCCATCTGAAGCGTCTGCGCGACGGCGCGGATTTCTTAGGCCTACCGGTCCCGTTGAGCGACCAGATCCTGCATGATGCCATCCTGGGTCTGCTGGGGGCCAACGGGATGGAGGGGGAGGCGGCGGTGCGCCTGACCCTGACCGCCGGCCCCGGCCCGCGGGGCCTGCCCCGACCCGATACCCCCGCCCCCACCCTGATGCTGGCCGCCGGCCGTATCCCGGCAGAGGCACCGCCGGCCCGGCTGGTCATCGCGCGGACCACCTGCCGGAACGAGAAATCGCCCTTGTCGCGGCTGAAAACGCTGAACTATCTGGACAGTATCATCGCAAGGCGGGAGGCGACGGCGCGGGGCGCCGATGATGCCGTGATGCTGAACAGTCAGGGCCGCGTGGCCGAGGCGACTGCCGCCAACATCTTCCTGTCTCTGGACGGGCATTGGGTGACGCCGACCGTGGCCGAAGGTGCCCTGCCCGGCACCATGCGCGCCGCCCTTCTCAAGAACTGGCGGGCGGAGGAGCGGGCGGTAACCGTGGAGGAACTGCGCCGCGCCGACGATATGGTCCTGACCAATGCGCTGGGCCTGCGCAAGGTGGCGCGGGTGTTGGATTAG